The following proteins come from a genomic window of Lolium rigidum isolate FL_2022 chromosome 5, APGP_CSIRO_Lrig_0.1, whole genome shotgun sequence:
- the LOC124655719 gene encoding CBL-interacting protein kinase 4-like: protein MNGKQSKKKSMAPLLGKYELGPLLGRGTFAKVYLAHPAAGGEPVAVKVIDKAEVLGIPGMAPRVLREVAAMRRLRHPGVLRLHEVLATRSRIYLVMELAPRGDLQSALAANRKGFPERTARRIFVQLATALAHCHARGVAHRDVKPQNILLDAAGGLKVSDFGLSAAPVVPGSAESLLLTACGTPAYAAPEVLRRKAYDGAKADAWSCGVVLFVLLSGRLPFDDANIVEMCRKALRREYEIPTSVSPPARRLLHRLLDPNPETRIAIEALSASHPWFVKRSLSLDSQLGGLLDGQPERVLEFQAPVVANAFDIISMSPGLDLSGLFGGSKSSREKRFMTTASPEQTLEQLGRAGGKLGYMVVRKKGVECQRRPLGRPAISVEMSELAPPLMLIEMRLETDDGDGDGEVQVFGWDQLRVELGDVVRAWHSCEDLPQVS from the coding sequence ATGAACGGAAAGCAGAGCAAGAAGAAGAGCATGGCGCCGCTGCTGGGCAAGTACGAGCTGGGCCCCCTTCTCGGGCGCGGCACGTTCGCCAAAGTGTACCTCGCGCacccggcggccggcggggaaCCGGTGGCGGTGAAGGTGATCGATAAGGCGGAGGTGCTGGGCATTCCGGGCATGGCGCCGCGCGTGCTCCGGGAGGTGGCCGCCATGCGCCGCCTCCGCCACCCGGGCGTGCTCCGCCTCCACGAGGTACTCGCCACCCGCTCCCGCATCTACCTCGTCATGGAGCTCGCCCCCCGCGGCGACCTCCAGTCCGCGCTCGCTGCAAACCGCAAGGGCTTCCCGGAGCGCACCGCGCGGCGCATCTTCGTGCAGCTCGCGACGGCGCTCGCCCACTGCCACGCGCGCGGCGTCGCGCACCGCGACGTGAAGCCGCAGAACATcctcctcgacgctgccggcggcctcAAGGTCTCCGACTTCGGCCTCTCGGCGGCGCCCGTCGTCCCAGGCTCCGCCGAATCCCTCCTCCTCACGGCCTGTGGCACACCGGCGTACGCGGCGCCGGAGGTGCTGCGCCGTAAGGCGTACGACGGCGCCAAGGCGGACGCGTGGTCATGCGGcgtcgtcctcttcgtcctcctctccGGCCGCCTGCCCTTCGACGACGCGAACATCGTCGAAATGTGCCGCAAGGCGCTCCGCCGGGAGTACGAGATCCCAACGTCGGTGTCCCCGCCGGCGCGCCGCCTTTTGCACCGCCTGCTGGACCCGAACCCGGAGACCCGCATCGCCATCGAGGCGCTGTCGGCGTCGCATCCATGGTTCGTCAAGCGCTCCCTCAGCCTCGACTCGCAGCTCGGCGGCCTCCTCGACGGCCAGCCGGAGCGCGTGCTGGAGTTCCAGGCGCCCGTGGTGGCGAACGCGTTCGACATCATATCCATGTCGCCGGGGCTTGACCTGTCCGGGTTATTCGGCGGTAGCAAGAGTAGCAGGGAGAAGCGGTTCATGACGACGGCGTCGCCGGAGCAGACGCTGGAGCAGCTCGGCCGGGCCGGTGGGAAGCTGGGGTACATGGTAGTGAGGAAGAAAGGAGTGGAGTGCCAGCGCCGTCCTCTAGGTAGGCCGGCGATATCGGTGGAGATGTCGGAGCTGGCGCCGCCGCTGATGCTGATCGAGATGCGGCTGGAGACGGACGACGGCGATGGAGACGGGGAGGTTCAAGTGTTCGGGTGGGATCAGTTGAGGGTCGAGCTAGGGGATGTTGTTAGGGCTTGGCATAGCTGCGAAGATCTGCCACAAGTTTCCTAg